In one Sulfitobacter sp. LCG007 genomic region, the following are encoded:
- a CDS encoding TRAP transporter large permease, translating into MSNLELGFWSFPVLLLMIFLRAPIGLAMLLCGFGGWYLAMGGNPTPLLAKLKSETYTTFSSYSLSIIPMFLLMGQFATLSGMSTALFKAAESFLGHRRGGVAMAAVGACAGFGAICGSSLATAATMSRVALPELRRYGYSGGFSTATLAAGGTLGILIPPSVILVIYAILAEQNIAKLFLAAFIPGVLAAVGYILTISIYVRLYPDSAGTRAPQPMSERWAALGATWPVLLIFTLVVGGIYLGWFTPTEGSAIGAAGTGIVALLSRSLNWRVFAESLLGTARTTAMIFFIILGAAFYNGFLALSGVPQFLADWVLTQGYSPWFVLTLILAFYLVFGCLMDSLSMILLTVPIFFPVISAMDFGMSAEHVAIWFGILVLIVVEVGLITPPVGMNLFIINAMDRETPISETYKAVMFFVASDIVRVTILVLFPAITLFLIP; encoded by the coding sequence GTGAGCAATCTCGAACTCGGATTCTGGTCCTTCCCCGTCCTGCTGCTGATGATCTTCCTGCGGGCACCGATCGGCCTTGCGATGCTGCTGTGCGGTTTCGGCGGCTGGTACCTGGCGATGGGCGGCAACCCGACGCCGCTGCTCGCCAAGCTCAAGTCCGAAACCTACACCACCTTCTCGAGCTACTCGCTCTCGATCATCCCGATGTTCCTCCTGATGGGCCAGTTCGCCACGCTCTCGGGCATGTCCACGGCGCTCTTCAAGGCCGCGGAAAGCTTTCTGGGCCATCGGCGCGGCGGCGTCGCCATGGCGGCGGTCGGAGCCTGCGCGGGCTTCGGGGCGATCTGCGGCTCGTCGCTTGCCACCGCCGCCACCATGTCGCGGGTGGCCCTGCCGGAATTGCGCCGCTACGGCTATTCGGGCGGGTTCTCCACCGCGACCCTGGCCGCCGGCGGCACGCTGGGCATCCTGATTCCGCCCTCGGTGATCCTGGTCATCTACGCGATCCTGGCCGAGCAGAACATCGCCAAGCTGTTTCTCGCGGCCTTCATCCCCGGTGTTCTCGCAGCGGTGGGCTACATCCTGACCATTTCGATCTATGTCAGGCTCTACCCCGATTCCGCCGGAACCCGCGCTCCCCAGCCGATGTCCGAGCGTTGGGCCGCACTTGGCGCCACCTGGCCGGTGCTGCTGATCTTCACGCTGGTCGTCGGCGGCATCTATCTGGGCTGGTTCACCCCTACCGAAGGATCCGCCATCGGCGCGGCGGGCACCGGTATCGTCGCGCTCCTGTCGCGCAGCCTCAACTGGCGTGTCTTCGCGGAAAGCCTGCTCGGCACCGCCAGGACGACCGCGATGATCTTCTTCATCATCCTGGGCGCGGCCTTCTACAATGGCTTTCTCGCACTGTCGGGCGTGCCGCAATTCCTTGCCGACTGGGTGCTCACGCAGGGCTATTCGCCCTGGTTCGTGCTGACCCTGATCCTCGCATTCTATCTCGTCTTCGGCTGTCTGATGGACAGCCTGTCTATGATCCTGCTGACGGTGCCCATCTTCTTCCCGGTGATCTCGGCGATGGATTTCGGCATGAGCGCCGAGCATGTGGCGATCTGGTTCGGAATCCTGGTGCTGATCGTGGTGGAGGTGGGCCTCATAACGCCCCCAGTGGGCATGAACCTGTTCATCATCAACGCGATGGACCGCGAAACCCCGATCAGCGAGACCTACAAGGCGGTCATGTTCTTCGTCGCATCCGATATCGTGCGGGTGACGATCCTGGTTCTGTTCCCGGCGATCACGCTTTTCCTGATCCCCTGA
- a CDS encoding DUF309 domain-containing protein: MPEPAGSAPLRPPFAHVPGRNARHPEGRFDAVKDSVEGVSLDVLHRTQAFRTGLIWLEEGYYWECHEVLEPVWMRTPDPSPERSMVQALIQLANARLKLRMDRPGAARRLCGITAGHLASCPGDAVILGLRVGTVAEMLEETSTALNKQYNA; the protein is encoded by the coding sequence TTGCCTGAGCCCGCGGGATCCGCCCCCCTGCGTCCGCCCTTTGCGCATGTGCCGGGACGCAATGCCCGCCATCCCGAGGGGCGTTTCGATGCGGTGAAGGATTCCGTGGAAGGCGTGTCCCTTGACGTGCTTCACCGCACGCAAGCCTTCCGCACCGGCCTGATCTGGCTGGAGGAAGGGTATTACTGGGAATGCCACGAGGTGCTCGAACCGGTCTGGATGCGGACACCGGACCCGAGTCCCGAGCGTTCCATGGTGCAGGCGCTCATCCAGCTCGCCAACGCCCGGCTCAAATTGCGCATGGACCGACCCGGCGCGGCGCGCAGGCTGTGCGGCATCACCGCCGGTCATCTTGCGTCCTGCCCGGGGGATGCCGTGATTCTCGGACTGCGCGTCGGCACGGTCGCGGAAATGCTCGAAGAGACCTCTACGGCACTAAATAAGCAATATAATGCGTAA
- a CDS encoding alpha/beta fold hydrolase, producing MMDWNGSGANSVTIGGRKLEVACFGPPPDAAPTLVLLHEGLGCVALWRDLPQRLSEATGMGVLAYSRAGYGQSDPVDLPRPLDYMTREATGVLGPLLDLAGVRQAILLGHSDGASIAAIYAGSVSDMRVRGLILIAPHFFTEPGGLAAIRAAGEAYRSGDLREKLAKYHVDADMAFNGWHGAWTDPGFETWNIADAIDHWRVPVLAVQGDADPYGTMAQIREIETRIYSPLEVLVLPGAGHAPHLECSDAVIEGIASYCETLLRLEREPVAFA from the coding sequence ATGATGGACTGGAACGGCAGCGGTGCAAACAGCGTCACGATAGGGGGCAGGAAGCTTGAGGTTGCCTGTTTCGGCCCGCCCCCCGACGCCGCGCCCACCCTGGTGTTGCTGCACGAGGGCCTCGGCTGTGTGGCCCTCTGGCGCGACCTGCCTCAGCGGCTTTCCGAGGCGACGGGCATGGGTGTGCTGGCCTATTCACGGGCGGGCTACGGGCAGTCCGACCCGGTCGACCTGCCGCGCCCGCTCGACTACATGACCCGGGAGGCGACCGGCGTGCTTGGCCCGCTGCTGGACCTCGCCGGGGTGCGGCAGGCGATCCTGCTCGGGCATTCGGACGGTGCGAGCATCGCCGCGATCTACGCGGGCTCGGTAAGCGACATGCGCGTGCGCGGACTGATCCTGATTGCCCCGCATTTTTTCACCGAACCCGGCGGACTGGCCGCGATCCGGGCGGCTGGCGAGGCCTATCGCTCGGGCGATCTGCGCGAAAAGCTCGCGAAATATCACGTCGATGCGGACATGGCTTTCAACGGCTGGCATGGCGCATGGACCGATCCCGGTTTCGAGACCTGGAACATCGCAGATGCGATCGACCACTGGCGTGTGCCGGTGCTGGCGGTGCAGGGCGATGCGGATCCCTATGGCACGATGGCGCAGATCCGCGAGATCGAGACCCGCATATATTCGCCCCTCGAGGTGCTGGTCCTGCCCGGTGCCGGCCATGCGCCGCATCTGGAATGCAGCGACGCGGTGATCGAGGGCATCGCCTCCTATTGCGAGACCCTGCTGCGGCTGGAACGGGAGCCGGTGGCATTTGCCTGA
- a CDS encoding TRAP transporter small permease, giving the protein MQRMMVFLARATAILGGLVLMALVILTTLSIVGRSLNKLLHSDTMQGLLGGAAQTLIDSGVGEIRGSYELLEAGIALAIFSFFPVCQFYGGHATVDVFTSFLSPRANRVIAAFWEIVLAAVLILLSARLYEGMMRYVGNGETTLFLQFPIWWSYAASFAASVVTCIVALYCAAMRVAEALGGRPILPSN; this is encoded by the coding sequence ATGCAACGCATGATGGTCTTCCTCGCTCGCGCTACGGCCATACTCGGCGGGCTTGTCCTGATGGCGCTGGTCATCCTCACGACGCTTTCGATCGTCGGGCGCTCGCTCAACAAGCTGCTTCACAGCGATACGATGCAGGGACTGCTGGGCGGCGCTGCCCAGACCCTGATAGACAGCGGCGTGGGCGAGATCCGGGGAAGCTACGAACTTCTCGAGGCCGGGATCGCGCTTGCCATCTTCTCGTTCTTTCCGGTCTGCCAGTTCTATGGCGGTCACGCGACCGTGGATGTCTTCACCTCTTTCCTGTCGCCGCGGGCGAACCGCGTCATCGCCGCCTTCTGGGAAATCGTGCTTGCCGCGGTCCTGATCCTGCTCAGCGCCCGGCTCTATGAGGGTATGATGCGTTATGTCGGGAACGGCGAGACCACGCTCTTCCTGCAATTCCCGATCTGGTGGTCGTATGCGGCGAGCTTCGCCGCCTCGGTCGTCACCTGTATCGTCGCGCTTTATTGCGCTGCCATGCGGGTCGCGGAAGCGCTCGGCGGCCGCCCGATCCTGCCCAGCAACTAG
- a CDS encoding benzoate-CoA ligase family protein, giving the protein MTASADNAASYFVDRHVGEGRGAKCAYREAGSGRTLSYADLAEGSARVAGALLRAGIRPEERAAMLVLDTIEFPQIFFGALKAGVVPVPLNTLLATPVYDAILRDSRAAVLFVSASLWETVAPAASQSPCLRQIIVLGGDTVPEGARGLDAFLDGAEAIETAPASPDEIAFWLYSSGSTGAPKGVHHVHSSLRATADSYGAQVLGIREDDTVLSAAKLFFAYGLGNAMTFPLSVGATTVLFAGRPTPVDMIANLEAERPTIFCGVPTLYAAMVAQMDRTGVPQVPLRRCISAGEALPEDIGTRWRAHTGVDILDGVGSTEMLHIFLSNRAGEVVYGTSGLPVPGYAVRLLDEEGREVGNNEVGELLVNGASAAGGYWNQRAKSRATFEGVWTRTGDKYERRPDGRYVYCGRTDDMFKVSGIWVSPFEVEQALTSHRAVLEAAVVPARDADGLEKPKAFIVLDGADASGIEEALKDHVKARIGKWKYPRWIEVVDDLPKTATGKIQRFKLRENA; this is encoded by the coding sequence ATGACAGCCAGCGCGGACAATGCCGCCAGCTATTTCGTCGACAGGCACGTGGGGGAGGGGCGCGGGGCCAAATGCGCCTATCGCGAGGCCGGCAGCGGACGCACTCTCAGCTATGCGGACCTTGCGGAGGGCTCGGCGCGGGTAGCCGGGGCGCTCCTGCGGGCCGGGATCCGGCCAGAGGAACGCGCCGCCATGCTGGTTCTCGATACCATCGAGTTTCCGCAGATCTTCTTCGGGGCGCTCAAGGCCGGGGTTGTCCCGGTGCCCCTGAACACGCTGCTGGCCACGCCTGTCTATGACGCGATCCTGCGTGACAGCCGTGCCGCCGTTCTGTTCGTCTCGGCCTCCCTGTGGGAGACGGTCGCGCCGGCGGCCTCGCAAAGCCCCTGCCTGCGCCAGATCATCGTCCTGGGTGGCGACACGGTTCCCGAAGGCGCGCGGGGCTTAGACGCATTCCTTGACGGCGCGGAAGCGATCGAGACCGCTCCGGCATCGCCCGACGAGATCGCCTTCTGGCTCTATTCCTCCGGTTCGACCGGCGCGCCGAAGGGCGTGCATCACGTCCATTCCAGCCTGCGCGCGACGGCGGACAGCTACGGGGCGCAGGTACTGGGAATCCGCGAGGATGATACGGTGCTCTCGGCGGCCAAGCTGTTCTTCGCCTACGGGCTCGGGAATGCGATGACATTTCCGCTGTCGGTCGGCGCGACCACCGTGCTTTTCGCGGGGCGCCCGACGCCGGTCGACATGATCGCCAACCTCGAAGCCGAGCGCCCGACGATCTTCTGCGGCGTGCCGACGCTCTATGCGGCGATGGTCGCGCAGATGGACCGCACGGGTGTCCCGCAGGTGCCCTTGCGCCGCTGCATCTCGGCCGGAGAGGCCCTGCCCGAGGACATCGGCACCCGCTGGCGCGCCCATACCGGCGTCGACATCCTTGACGGGGTCGGCTCGACGGAGATGCTGCACATCTTCCTGAGCAATCGCGCCGGCGAAGTGGTCTACGGCACGTCGGGCCTGCCGGTGCCGGGCTACGCGGTGCGGCTGCTGGACGAGGAAGGCCGCGAGGTCGGCAACAACGAGGTGGGAGAGCTGCTTGTCAACGGCGCCTCTGCCGCGGGCGGATACTGGAACCAGCGCGCCAAGTCGCGGGCGACCTTCGAGGGGGTGTGGACCCGAACCGGCGACAAGTACGAACGCCGCCCGGACGGGCGCTATGTCTACTGCGGACGTACCGACGACATGTTCAAGGTCTCGGGCATCTGGGTTTCGCCCTTCGAGGTCGAACAGGCGCTGACCAGCCACAGGGCGGTGCTGGAGGCAGCCGTCGTGCCCGCGCGCGACGCCGACGGGCTTGAAAAGCCAAAGGCCTTCATCGTGCTTGACGGTGCGGACGCCTCGGGGATCGAAGAGGCGCTGAAGGACCATGTCAAGGCACGCATCGGCAAATGGAAATACCCGCGCTGGATCGAGGTGGTGGACGACCTTCCGAAGACCGCCACCGGCAAGATCCAGCGCTTCAAGCTGAGGGAGAACGCATGA
- a CDS encoding type I restriction enzyme HsdR N-terminal domain-containing protein yields the protein MNDFIIQVEGLAARAKAAERQALTEEATKTSVVMPVIQALGFDVFNLEEVIPEFIADVGVKKGEKVDFAIKIDGRIAMLIEVKPISSTLGDAQFSQLFRYFHVTEARLAILTNGREMWFFSDTDSPNVMDKRPFFKFDFKKYDRAHVEELARFRKGSFAIDSIIEAASNLKYTRSAANYLKKQMETPEEDFVRLIGKHIHEGMLTKAVLEQLKPSIQAALDELVRDRIQDKLSITFRSDAGVQGAQTPDPTSVNENDIATTDEEREGYMIVRAIAARIVPVDRITIRDAKSYCAVLMDDNNRKPICRLYFNSPTTKNLGIFDGEKNETRMKVEAPSDLYRYADAIEAVVKSYAH from the coding sequence ATGAACGATTTCATCATTCAGGTTGAAGGTTTGGCAGCAAGGGCGAAAGCAGCCGAACGTCAGGCGCTCACAGAGGAGGCCACCAAGACTTCAGTCGTAATGCCCGTGATACAAGCGCTCGGCTTTGATGTTTTTAATCTGGAAGAAGTCATCCCTGAATTCATTGCCGATGTAGGGGTCAAAAAAGGGGAGAAGGTCGATTTCGCCATAAAGATCGACGGCAGGATCGCCATGCTAATCGAAGTCAAGCCAATCTCGAGCACCCTAGGGGACGCTCAGTTCAGCCAGCTCTTTCGATATTTCCACGTAACCGAAGCGCGGTTGGCAATACTGACCAATGGGCGCGAGATGTGGTTCTTTTCCGATACCGACAGCCCCAACGTCATGGACAAGAGGCCGTTCTTCAAGTTCGACTTCAAGAAATATGACAGGGCGCACGTCGAAGAGCTTGCCAGATTCCGAAAGGGAAGCTTCGCGATAGATTCAATCATCGAAGCCGCCTCTAATCTGAAGTACACCCGCAGTGCGGCGAACTACCTCAAGAAGCAGATGGAAACCCCCGAAGAAGACTTCGTTCGCCTGATCGGGAAGCACATTCACGAGGGCATGCTGACCAAAGCAGTGCTGGAGCAGCTGAAGCCATCGATCCAGGCCGCGTTGGATGAGCTTGTGCGCGATCGTATCCAGGACAAGCTGAGCATCACATTCAGATCAGACGCGGGTGTGCAAGGCGCCCAGACGCCCGATCCAACCAGCGTGAATGAAAACGATATCGCGACCACAGATGAAGAGCGCGAAGGGTACATGATTGTTCGCGCGATTGCAGCGAGGATCGTACCGGTCGATCGGATCACCATCCGGGATGCCAAGAGCTATTGCGCTGTGCTGATGGATGACAATAACCGCAAGCCGATCTGCCGCCTCTACTTCAACTCTCCTACTACCAAGAACCTTGGCATCTTCGATGGTGAAAAGAATGAAACCAGGATGAAGGTCGAAGCTCCAAGCGATCTCTACCGATATGCTGACGCTATCGAGGCAGTGGTCAAATCCTACGCACATTGA
- the boxB gene encoding benzoyl-CoA 2,3-epoxidase subunit BoxB, whose product MLDLINVSYDTQIPNNVNLSSDKKVLKALEKWHPGYISWWNDLIPQQFQESMVYLRTAVSVDPKGWAKFDYVKMPEYRWGILLAPEVEDRRIPCGEHVGEPAWQEVPGEYRNMLKRLIVIQGDTEPGSVEQQRFLGLTAPSLYDLRNLFQVNVEEGRHLWAMVYLLQKYFGRDGREEANELLVRSSGSDEAPRMLGAFNEETPDWLSFFMFTYFTDRDGKMQLESLAQSGFDPLSRTCRFMLTEEAHHMFVGETGVGRTIQATVEAMNRAGISDPHDIGKVRDLGVIDLPTIQKKLNLHYTLSLDLFGQEVSTNAANAFNAGIKGRFMEQRIDDDHKLTGDTYKVASVVDGKILTEEVPALTAINMRLRDDYVRDAAGGVGRWNKIIEKAGIDFQLALPHEGFHRQIGVFSTVAVTPAGDIVSREEWERRRDEWLPTKANGDFIQSLMKPVTEPGRYASWIAPPKVGIDNKPGDFEYVQLHMA is encoded by the coding sequence ATGCTCGACCTGATCAACGTCAGCTACGACACGCAGATCCCCAACAACGTCAATCTCAGCTCGGACAAGAAGGTGCTGAAGGCGCTGGAGAAATGGCACCCGGGCTATATCAGCTGGTGGAACGACCTGATCCCGCAGCAGTTCCAGGAAAGCATGGTCTACCTGCGCACCGCCGTATCCGTCGATCCCAAGGGGTGGGCCAAGTTCGACTACGTGAAGATGCCGGAATACCGCTGGGGCATCCTGCTGGCCCCCGAAGTCGAGGACCGGCGCATTCCCTGCGGCGAACATGTGGGCGAACCGGCCTGGCAGGAAGTGCCCGGCGAATACCGCAACATGCTAAAGCGCCTGATCGTGATCCAGGGCGACACCGAGCCGGGATCGGTCGAGCAGCAGCGCTTTCTCGGCCTCACGGCACCGTCGCTCTATGACCTGCGCAACCTCTTCCAGGTCAACGTCGAGGAGGGGCGCCATCTGTGGGCGATGGTCTATCTGCTGCAGAAATACTTCGGGCGGGACGGTCGGGAAGAGGCCAACGAACTGCTGGTCCGCTCGTCCGGTTCCGACGAGGCGCCCCGGATGCTCGGCGCCTTCAACGAAGAGACCCCCGACTGGCTGTCCTTCTTCATGTTCACCTATTTCACCGACCGCGACGGCAAGATGCAGCTCGAGTCGCTGGCGCAGTCGGGCTTCGACCCGCTGAGCCGGACCTGCCGCTTCATGCTGACCGAAGAAGCGCACCACATGTTCGTCGGCGAGACCGGCGTGGGCCGCACGATCCAGGCCACGGTCGAGGCGATGAACCGCGCGGGCATCAGCGACCCGCATGATATCGGCAAGGTGCGCGATCTTGGTGTGATCGACCTTCCGACGATCCAGAAGAAGCTGAACCTGCACTACACGCTCTCGCTCGACCTGTTCGGGCAGGAGGTGTCGACGAACGCGGCCAATGCCTTCAACGCCGGGATCAAGGGCCGCTTCATGGAACAGCGGATCGACGACGATCACAAGCTGACGGGCGATACCTACAAGGTCGCGTCCGTCGTGGACGGCAAGATCCTGACCGAGGAGGTGCCCGCGCTCACCGCCATCAACATGCGCCTGCGCGATGACTATGTGCGCGACGCCGCCGGCGGGGTGGGGCGCTGGAACAAGATCATCGAAAAGGCCGGGATCGACTTCCAGCTGGCACTGCCACACGAAGGTTTCCACCGCCAGATCGGTGTTTTCAGCACCGTCGCGGTGACGCCCGCAGGCGACATCGTCTCGCGCGAGGAATGGGAACGGCGCCGGGACGAATGGTTGCCCACGAAGGCGAACGGCGACTTCATCCAGTCGCTGATGAAACCCGTGACCGAGCCGGGCAGGTACGCTTCGTGGATCGCCCCGCCCAAGGTCGGCATCGACAACAAGCCTGGCGACTTCGAATACGTCCAGCTTCACATGGCTTGA
- the boxC gene encoding 2,3-epoxybenzoyl-CoA dihydrolase gives MTKRIDFQVDAKAMKHWKVEYDGPVAWLSMDVDEKGGLFDGYELKLNSYDLGVDIELADVVQRMRFEHPEVKVVVMRSAKEKVFCAGANIRMLGGAAHAHKVNFCKFTNETRNTFEAALADSGQNYICAVRGACAGGGYELALACNHIMLTDDSTSSVALPEVPLLAVLPGTGGLTRVTDKRKVRRDLADVFCSVEEGVKGKRALDWRLVDEVIANSKFDDTVAERAREFAAASDKPDVAQGIELTPLTRSFSDDAVTYSCVEVAIDRDARRATITVKGPDEDAPADMEAFTAQGAGAWMLRCARELDDAILHLRTNEDELGLIAFQTQGEGERVLAHEALLLDNRDHWLANEVLAYWKRVLKRVDMTSRSLVAIVEHGSCFSGVLAELLWAVDRSYMMLEAFEGDNRHMAAVTLSEGNFGQYPMGNDLTRLATRFLATPEHLEALKKHLGEPLEAEEAEELGLVTYAYDDIDWEDEVRLFMEERASFSPDAMTGMEANLRFAGPETMETRIFGRLTAWQNWIFQRPNAVGPAGALKRYGTGQRGEYDMQRV, from the coding sequence GTGACCAAGCGCATTGATTTCCAGGTCGACGCCAAGGCGATGAAGCACTGGAAGGTCGAATACGACGGCCCCGTTGCCTGGCTGTCAATGGATGTGGACGAGAAGGGCGGGCTTTTCGACGGCTACGAGCTCAAGCTGAATTCATACGATCTGGGTGTCGATATCGAACTGGCGGACGTGGTGCAGCGCATGCGGTTCGAGCATCCGGAGGTGAAGGTCGTCGTGATGCGCTCGGCCAAGGAGAAGGTCTTCTGCGCCGGGGCGAACATCCGGATGCTTGGCGGGGCCGCACATGCCCACAAGGTCAACTTCTGCAAGTTCACCAACGAGACACGCAACACCTTCGAGGCCGCGCTTGCGGATTCCGGACAGAACTACATCTGCGCGGTCCGTGGCGCCTGCGCGGGTGGCGGTTACGAGCTTGCCCTGGCCTGCAACCATATCATGCTGACCGACGACAGCACGTCGTCCGTTGCACTGCCGGAAGTGCCCCTGCTGGCCGTGCTGCCGGGTACCGGTGGGCTGACCCGCGTGACGGACAAGCGCAAGGTGCGCCGTGACCTCGCGGATGTGTTCTGCTCGGTCGAGGAAGGTGTGAAGGGCAAGCGGGCGCTCGACTGGCGCCTGGTGGACGAGGTCATCGCGAACTCGAAATTCGATGACACGGTGGCAGAGCGCGCGCGCGAATTCGCCGCGGCGTCAGATAAGCCGGACGTGGCGCAGGGGATCGAGTTGACGCCTCTGACCCGCAGTTTCTCGGACGATGCCGTCACCTATTCCTGTGTCGAGGTAGCCATCGACCGCGACGCCCGGCGTGCGACGATCACCGTCAAGGGGCCGGACGAGGATGCGCCCGCCGACATGGAGGCCTTCACCGCGCAGGGCGCCGGGGCCTGGATGCTGCGCTGCGCGCGCGAGCTGGATGACGCGATCCTGCACCTGCGCACCAACGAGGACGAGCTCGGGCTGATCGCCTTCCAGACCCAGGGAGAGGGCGAAAGGGTGCTCGCCCATGAAGCGCTCCTGCTGGACAACCGCGATCACTGGCTAGCCAACGAGGTGCTTGCCTACTGGAAACGCGTCCTGAAGCGTGTCGACATGACCTCCCGCAGCCTCGTCGCGATCGTAGAGCACGGATCGTGCTTCTCCGGCGTGCTGGCCGAACTGCTCTGGGCCGTGGACCGCAGCTACATGATGCTGGAGGCATTCGAGGGCGACAATCGCCATATGGCGGCCGTCACGCTGTCCGAGGGCAACTTCGGCCAGTATCCGATGGGCAACGACCTCACGCGGCTGGCGACACGCTTTCTGGCGACACCCGAGCATCTTGAGGCGCTGAAGAAGCACCTTGGCGAGCCCCTTGAGGCCGAAGAGGCCGAGGAACTGGGCCTCGTGACCTACGCCTATGACGATATCGACTGGGAAGACGAAGTGCGCCTGTTCATGGAAGAGCGCGCAAGCTTCTCGCCCGATGCGATGACCGGGATGGAAGCCAACCTGCGCTTTGCCGGACCCGAGACGATGGAGACGCGCATCTTCGGGCGCCTGACGGCCTGGCAGAACTGGATCTTCCAGCGCCCCAACGCCGTCGGCCCCGCCGGTGCGCTGAAGCGCTACGGAACGGGCCAGCGCGGCGAATACGATATGCAGCGCGTCTGA
- the dctP gene encoding TRAP transporter substrate-binding protein DctP, with the protein MNITRKTFLKIAAGAALAVGFGAAPALAQDVTLRMHQFLPPQANVPKLVLDVWADKVEADSDGRIKVERYPSMQLGGTPPELMDQAIDGVADIVWTVVGYTPGRYPTTEVFELPFMMTDARATSRAYWQMFEKHMKDTEFKDLHILGTWVHGPGLIHSNKEVRSPSDMQGLKIRGGSRLVNSLLEKTGATPVGMPVPAIPEGLSKGVIDGTTIPWEVTTSLKVPELVHNHTEFTGNALYVLTFVLAMNKDKYESLPDDLKKVIDDNSGEEFSVFAGGTQADSDGPARQIAVDLGNNIVTLNEEETRVWIEASQPIYDEWVADMNGKGIDGQALIDEARALIDQYTE; encoded by the coding sequence ATGAATATCACTCGAAAGACGTTTCTCAAGATCGCGGCGGGGGCCGCGCTGGCGGTGGGCTTCGGCGCCGCGCCGGCGCTGGCACAGGACGTCACCTTGCGCATGCACCAGTTCCTGCCGCCGCAGGCCAACGTTCCCAAGCTTGTCCTCGACGTCTGGGCCGACAAGGTCGAGGCCGACAGCGACGGGCGCATCAAGGTCGAGCGTTATCCCTCGATGCAGCTCGGCGGCACGCCGCCCGAGCTCATGGACCAGGCCATCGACGGCGTGGCCGACATCGTCTGGACCGTGGTCGGCTACACGCCCGGACGCTATCCCACGACCGAAGTCTTCGAGCTGCCCTTCATGATGACCGATGCCAGGGCGACGTCGCGCGCCTACTGGCAGATGTTCGAGAAGCACATGAAGGATACCGAGTTCAAGGACCTGCACATCCTGGGAACCTGGGTGCACGGCCCCGGCCTGATCCATTCCAACAAGGAGGTCCGCAGCCCGTCCGACATGCAGGGCCTTAAAATCCGTGGCGGCTCGCGCCTGGTGAACTCGCTGCTCGAGAAGACCGGCGCGACGCCGGTGGGCATGCCGGTTCCGGCGATCCCCGAAGGCCTTTCCAAGGGCGTTATCGACGGAACGACGATACCTTGGGAAGTCACGACCTCGCTCAAGGTGCCGGAACTTGTGCATAATCACACCGAATTCACCGGCAACGCGCTCTACGTCCTGACCTTCGTGCTGGCCATGAACAAGGACAAGTACGAAAGCCTGCCCGATGACCTCAAGAAGGTGATCGACGACAACTCGGGCGAGGAGTTCTCGGTGTTCGCGGGCGGGACGCAGGCCGATTCCGACGGGCCGGCGCGCCAGATCGCCGTGGATCTGGGCAACAACATCGTGACGCTGAACGAGGAAGAGACCCGCGTCTGGATCGAGGCGTCGCAGCCGATCTACGACGAATGGGTCGCGGACATGAACGGCAAGGGGATCGACGGCCAGGCGCTGATCGACGAGGCCCGCGCGCTGATCGACCAGTACACCGAGTAA